ATGTTCGGGTTTTTCGTCGGTCAGGCGATGAAAGCGTCTAAAGGCAAAGCCAACCCGCAGCAAGTCAACGAAGTGTTGAAGAGCAAGCTGGAAGGTTAAGCCCAACGCCTGATCTGTAGGAGCGCGCGTGCCCACGAAGGCAGTCTTGAAGTCAGTACATTCATGGCTGACATGACGCAATCGCGGGCAAGCGCGCTCTTACCTGTCTACCGACACCCAACCGGACTTGTACTCATGCTGCGGCCTCTCGGCGCTTGCGCACTGCTCTCCTCGATCTTGTTGCTGCCCGGATGCGCCAGCGAAGGCATCATCGATCCTCACGGTTACAACGCCACCGGCGGCGCGTCCTACTACGGTGCGCAGCACCAGGGCAAACGCACGGCCAGCGGCGAACGTTTCGATCAAAACAGCTACACCGCAGCCCATCGACAATTGCCCTTCGGTACGCGTGTGCAGGTCACCAACCTGAGCAACGACAGAACGGTCGTAGTGCGTATCAACGATCGCGGCCCGCACACTCGCGGGCGCCTGATCGATGTGTCACGCGCAGCCGCCGAACAATTGGGTATGCTGCGCAGCGGCACAGCCAAGGTTCGCGTGCAGGCGCTGGACGACTGATCTGAACCCATTCCACTGACAACACCGCAGGTGCCCTGAATTCTCGAATTATCGACACTGCCGCTGCCCAATCTGATTGAGCTGATCGGCGGCTTGCTGCTCCTCATCATCGGCGCCGAACTGTCCGTACGCGGCGCCGTGGGCCTGGCCGCCATTCTCCAGACCCGCCCGCTGTTCCTTGGCCTGACCGTCGTGGCGCTGGGCAGCAGCGCGCCACAAATGGCCGTCGGCCTGCAGGCCGCACTCTCCAGCAGCGGCGATATCGCGGTGGGCAGCGTGGTGGGCAGCAACATTTTCAACGTGCTGGTCACGCTGGGGCTTTGTGCGTTGATCATCCCGCTGCGCGTTGCCCGGCAACTGGTCCGGGTCGATATTCCATTGATGATTGCCGCCACCGCACTGGTCACGGCACTGGCCTGGAACGGCGTACTCAGCGGGTTGGACGGCGTCATTCTGCTGGTCGCGCTGGGCGCTTACCTGGTGGTGGTGCTGCGCCAATTCGCCCACGGCACCCGCCGCGCCAGCCCCGCCGTAACGCCGTCACAAAGCAAAGTGCGCCCACTGATCGGGCGCGTGGCGATGATGATTGGCGGCTTGGTGCTGATGATCTACGGCAGCCACTTTCTGGTCAGCGCCGCCACCGTGATCGCTCAGGACCTGGGGCTGTCGGAGCGGGTAATCGGGCTGACGGTGATCGGCATCGCCACCTCGCTGCCGGCGTTGATGACGTCGCTGGTTGCCGCCCTGCGGGGTGAGCGAGACATTGCGGTGGGTAACGTGATTGGCAGCAATCTCTTCAATCTGCTCGGAGTGCTGGGCGCGACCGCATTGATCAGCCCGGAGCCGCTGTCGATCTCACCCAATGCGCTGGATTTCGATTTTCCGGTGATGCTCACGGCGGCGGTCCTGACCCTGCCGTTGTTCTATTCGGGCTATCGACTGACACGCGTGGAAGGCTTGTTGATGCTGGTGTTGTACGTAATTTACGGGCTGCACATTGTGTCGTTCACCACCGGCATGCCTCTGGCGGACAGGCTGGAACGGCTGATGATTCACTACGCATTGCCAGTGCTTGCGCTCGGCATTGCCTTCAACACCGTTCGCGCCTGGCGACGACAGCATTGAACACCCCTACCCTGTAGGAGCGAACCTGTTCGCGAGGCGTTGGACCAGAAACACCGGGTTATCCGCCTCGCCAACAAGTTGGCTCCACAGATTGCCGTTAAATCCAGCCGCCCCACTGCAGGATGAAGATCCCGATGTTGGTGGTCACGGCCGCAGCCAGCGTGGTCATGACGATGATCGCCGCAGCCAGCTCATGATTGCCATTGGCCGCACGGACCATCACGTAACTGGCGGACGCTGTCGGCGCCCCGAAGTACAGGAACAAAATCCCCAGCTCCGCCCCTCGAAAACCCAGCAACCACGCGCCGAAGGTGCAGATCATCGGCAGCCAGACCATCTTCATCAGGCTGGCGCTGATCACCAGACCGCCGCTCTCACGCAGGGATTTGAGTGACAGCGTCCCGCCAATGCACATCAACGCCAGCGGCAGCGTCATCTGCGCCAGATAGCTACCGGACGTATCAAGCCACTTGGGAATCGGGATCTGGAAATAGGCGAACGGCGTCGCCACCACGATGCTGAGAATCAGCGGGTTAGCCATCACGCTTTTGAAGATGCTCCACGGATCAGACTTGATCACCGGGCTGTACACCGCCAGGACCACGGTAGAGAGCGTGTTGTAAAACAGGATGACCAGCGCCGCGAGAATGGCCCCCAGCGAAATGCCGTAATCGCCGTACATGCTGGCAGCCAGCGCCAGCCCAATGACGCCGTTGTTACCGCGAAACGCGCCTTGGGTATAAATGCCGCGCTCGGCGAAGGGCACGCGGTAGATCGCCCAGCCCCAGGCAATGGCAAACCCCACCACCGTCGCGATGATGAAATAGATCAACACACCAGGCTTGAGGGCGGCGTGTAAATCAGCGTGGATGATGCCCAGAAACAGCAACGCCGGCATGGTGCAGTTGAACACCAGTGCCGACGCTGTGTGGATGAAGCTGTCGTTGATCCAGCCAACGCGTTTGAGCAGGACACCCATGAACAACATGGCGAACACTGGCGCTGTGATGTTCAGGGTTTCTAAAAAAATAGCCAGCATGCCCGTCAAAACCCTGTCCCGTCGTTAGGTGGCTAATGATAGGCCAGCACGGACGGTTGTATGACAGGGAATTTTCGCCAGCCTCGGTCAGAACGCCAATGTCACGCGCGCATTTAGCGCCTGATCCGAGGTGTTGCTGCCCACCTGACCGTCGTAGCTCACGCCTACGCTGAGCGTGTCGCTGAGCCCAAGATCCACACCTGCGCCCAGCACGGCGGCGTTTCTGGCAATGGGCGCGCCGGACAGTGCAAACGTGTCGCCGCCACTGAATGCAGCACGGCTCTCAGGCGTGACATCGCCAAAGGCGCGGCGCCAGCCCAGCGTGGCATTGGGTTTGACGTCAACGCTCCCCACACTCAGGCGGGTAGCGGCACGCAGGCCCAGGGTGCTGAACGTGACATGATTTTCCTGAGACTTGTTTTCCAGGCTGATCACGTTGCTGCTTTCATCAAATGCGTCGGTGTCCAGCCGCACATGCGCCAGATTGGCGAACGGTTCGAGCTGCGCATTGTTGCCCAGCTCAATGGTGTAACCCAGTTCACCGAACACCTGATTGGTCGCTGCACGGTAGTCCTCTTTGAGCCGCTCGGAAGACCCAGGCAAATCAAGCGAACGCTTGGCCGTCAACTCATGCCAGGTGCGTACCGCCCCAAGACGCAAGCCCAACTGACCCCATTTCGCACCGCCGTAGACGCCCACGTGATAGTTGTCGCTGTCGGAAGACCCCGACGCATGCCGCAGATCGAAACTGCTGTGGCTGAACCCGGCCAAAGCGCCGACTCTCCAGGTGTCATCCAGCGGCACATCAGCACCGAACACCAGCCCGCTGGTATGCGTGTCTAGCCCGGCAATATCGCCGCTGCTGTCTGTTCTGCCGGTTGCCCCCAGAACCTGCGACCACACAACGCCCCGCGACGCATCGCCGGCAAGGGTTTGCGTCGCGCCGCCGTTTGCCGGGGATGATTGCGCCTGCTGCAAGCGATCGTTCACGGCATTGCGCACCAGACGGCTGTCTTCGATCAGCGCTGATTGAGTCGAGGCATGCAGTTCATTGGACAGGCCACTGAAAGTCGCTTGTGCGGTAGCCGCATCCTGCTGCACCACTTGCCTCCACAACGCGTTGCCTGTTCCTGCGCTGTCCAGACCTTGCGCCACAGCCCGGGCATTGTTCGTGGTCGCCACGCTGGCGAAGGTTTGCGCATTGCGGTCGAGCGTCAGCCCGACATCCGTTGCGGTGTAGTTGAGCGTCGGGGTGAGAAACACGAAGTTCGATTGCACGGGCGCGAATGCGCCGGTTACGCCACCGGCCGCCGAGAGAATCGAATAACGGCTTGCCGCGAGCCAGGTGCCGTTTTGCACCAGCGAAATCGTGCTGTTATTAACCGTTGCGCGGCCCGTGGCAACGATTCGGTCGGCATTGCCCGAGGCATCGGATTCCACCTGATAGACCGCACCTTGAGCGAGGCTTACGTCACCGTTGACGTTCAACTGCCCCACCGAATTCCCCGGTGCAACCACACCGCCCTGCGCGACATTGATACCGCCAACCGTGCCATTGCCGCCCAGCGTCGCCCCTTGCTGGACGCTGACAACGGAGTTGCCGAGGTTGCCATTGACCGCCAATCGACCGGCTTGCACCGTGGTCGGTCCGGAAAAACTGCTGTCGCTCGTCAGGCTCAGCGACCCGGCGCCGCGTTTGATCAGCGCGCCGGTGCCGCTCAGGGCATTGCTGAAAGTATCGTTTGTGGATTGGTCGAGTATCAACGTGGCGTTGTCGTTGATCGCACCGCTGCCGAACGCCTTGGCATGGCCGGTGAGGCTGCCGCCGTTGATCACCGTGCCACCGGAATAGCTGTTGTTGCCCGTAAGGATCAGGTTGCCGGTGCCGTTCTTGATCAGCCCACCGCTGCCGCCGATGTCGTTACGCCATGCATCCACGGCGTTGTAACCGCCAAGGGCGGCGTTCATGTTGACCGAGACCGTGGAATTGAACGCCGCGTAACCGTCACCCGCTGCGTACAGATTCAAACGGCCATAACCACCGGACTGATCGATCACCGCGTAACCCGACGAGATTTCAGTGGTCGCCAGAATCTCGCGGCGCTGACTGGCATCCAGGTACGGGAATCGGGTCTCCAGCAACACTTCGGCATTGACCGGCACCACAGGGGCAAGATTGGTCGGCCCCACCGGGTCGAATCCATAGGTCATGCGCGAGGTGAAGAGGGCTTTGTCCTGGGCATGCTGAGAGGTGCGGTCGGTGGCCGGATCGATGCTCGCCATGCAGTTGTTGATATCGCCCCCGCACTGCGCGGTGAAGTACGCCAGCGACTGAGCGCGGGCATCGGCACGCAGTTGCGCATTGGCTGGATTGGACAGGTTATCGATGGCGAAGTAGGTGGCCGTGATTCGCCCGCCTATTACGTCAAATGGCGAATGCATGCCCGCCTCGATGCGGTTGTCTCCGACCTCGGAAGCGCGCAGCAGCAGTTCGCTGAAACGCTCGGGAATGGCGTAGGCCAAGGCGATGGAGGACAGATACGCAGCGTTGGTGTGGCCGCTCGGGAACCCGGAATCGCTGGCGGGCGTAGTGCTTTCGGCCGGGCGCAGTGAGGGTTGCACGACGAACGCAAGACTCTGGCCGTCCAGGCTCTGCCGCCACGGACGCGGATACAGATAGTGCGATTTGGCCGGTGTGGTCGATGCGTCGTTGCGCACAGCGCCCACCAGGTCGACAACTTTGCCCAGCGCCGATGTGGAGCTGCCCGCACCGTTGCCCTTGTCATCGTATTTGGTGGTTTTGTTGCTGTCGTCAAACGCGGTGATGGTGGTGAAAGCACCGGAGCCTGCCTTATACGCAGTGCTCAACGAGCCGAGGCCGCTGATGACGCTGTAACTCTGGTCACGACGGTCATCAAAGTAAGCGGCGGTTTCTTGTGCCAGGGTTCGCGAGTTGGCACGGTCGACCACCAACTGCAAATTGCGTCGAAGCAGGCTTTGGCCCAGCGCTGTCGGGGTGCCCGTGTCCCAGGTGGCGCCCGTCGTCCACAAAGTGTCGAACCCGGAAAGCAGATCGACACCATTGATCGTGTCATCCCCTGCGCGGCTTGCGGCCTGGACTGACAGCGCAAGGAGTGAAAGTACCAGCGTTGACACGATGACCCGGGGAGCTTGCTTAGTGCACGGCATGAAGAACCCTTCGCTTGATTCAAATAAAGCGCCGACGCTAACAAGCGGTTCCTACAGGGAAATGTATCAGCCGTGACATATTTATGGTGATGAGCTGGGCACGCCCGGAGCCGGTGTCCGGGCGCTTGGTGATGGGTGATTGGTGATTGGTGATTGCCGGGCTGCCTCAAGTCAGCGCGGCAGGCACCAGTTTTTTCTCGAACACCGAAACGCCGTCCAGATCGCGCAGGGTCACGGTCAGCTCGGACGTCTGACCGTCGATATTCACCTCCCCGAAAAACTGGTAACCCGCAAACGGCGACATGTTCTGCGCGGTGGGGGCTTTCTGAAACACCAGTTCCGGGCCGAACGTCTTGTCCAGCACGTTGGGCCCAAACGTCCCGGCATTAAGCGGCCCGGCGACGAATTCCCAGAACGGATCGAAATCCTGGAACACCGCCAGGTCCGGCTGGTAGTGATGCGCCGCGCAGTAATGCACGTCGGCGGTCAGCCACACACAGTCCTTGATCTTCTGGGCGCGCAAGTGACCCAGCAGCTCGGCAACTTCCAGCTCTCGGCCTTTGGCCGCACCGTTGTCACCGTTGGCGATGGCCTCCCAACGCGCGACACCGGGGCTGACCTCGCCGTCCGGTACGCCCAGGCCAATCGGCATGTCGGCGGCGATAATTTTCCACTGCGCACCGGACGCCGCGAGTTCGCGCTTGAGCCAGTCCAGTTGCTCACGCCCGAGAAACGCTGTGGTCGGGCCAGGCTTGTCTGCAAGGTTTGCATCGTTACCATCGCGATAACTGCGCATGTCGAGCACGAACACATCGAGCATCGGACCGTAGCTCAGCTTGCGATAAACCCTGCCGCCGTTG
The DNA window shown above is from Pseudomonas sp. BSw22131 and carries:
- a CDS encoding calcium/sodium antiporter, which produces MIELIGGLLLLIIGAELSVRGAVGLAAILQTRPLFLGLTVVALGSSAPQMAVGLQAALSSSGDIAVGSVVGSNIFNVLVTLGLCALIIPLRVARQLVRVDIPLMIAATALVTALAWNGVLSGLDGVILLVALGAYLVVVLRQFAHGTRRASPAVTPSQSKVRPLIGRVAMMIGGLVLMIYGSHFLVSAATVIAQDLGLSERVIGLTVIGIATSLPALMTSLVAALRGERDIAVGNVIGSNLFNLLGVLGATALISPEPLSISPNALDFDFPVMLTAAVLTLPLFYSGYRLTRVEGLLMLVLYVIYGLHIVSFTTGMPLADRLERLMIHYALPVLALGIAFNTVRAWRRQH
- a CDS encoding septal ring lytic transglycosylase RlpA family protein is translated as MLRPLGACALLSSILLLPGCASEGIIDPHGYNATGGASYYGAQHQGKRTASGERFDQNSYTAAHRQLPFGTRVQVTNLSNDRTVVVRINDRGPHTRGRLIDVSRAAAEQLGMLRSGTAKVRVQALDD
- a CDS encoding autotransporter domain-containing protein yields the protein MPCTKQAPRVIVSTLVLSLLALSVQAASRAGDDTINGVDLLSGFDTLWTTGATWDTGTPTALGQSLLRRNLQLVVDRANSRTLAQETAAYFDDRRDQSYSVISGLGSLSTAYKAGSGAFTTITAFDDSNKTTKYDDKGNGAGSSTSALGKVVDLVGAVRNDASTTPAKSHYLYPRPWRQSLDGQSLAFVVQPSLRPAESTTPASDSGFPSGHTNAAYLSSIALAYAIPERFSELLLRASEVGDNRIEAGMHSPFDVIGGRITATYFAIDNLSNPANAQLRADARAQSLAYFTAQCGGDINNCMASIDPATDRTSQHAQDKALFTSRMTYGFDPVGPTNLAPVVPVNAEVLLETRFPYLDASQRREILATTEISSGYAVIDQSGGYGRLNLYAAGDGYAAFNSTVSVNMNAALGGYNAVDAWRNDIGGSGGLIKNGTGNLILTGNNSYSGGTVINGGSLTGHAKAFGSGAINDNATLILDQSTNDTFSNALSGTGALIKRGAGSLSLTSDSSFSGPTTVQAGRLAVNGNLGNSVVSVQQGATLGGNGTVGGINVAQGGVVAPGNSVGQLNVNGDVSLAQGAVYQVESDASGNADRIVATGRATVNNSTISLVQNGTWLAASRYSILSAAGGVTGAFAPVQSNFVFLTPTLNYTATDVGLTLDRNAQTFASVATTNNARAVAQGLDSAGTGNALWRQVVQQDAATAQATFSGLSNELHASTQSALIEDSRLVRNAVNDRLQQAQSSPANGGATQTLAGDASRGVVWSQVLGATGRTDSSGDIAGLDTHTSGLVFGADVPLDDTWRVGALAGFSHSSFDLRHASGSSDSDNYHVGVYGGAKWGQLGLRLGAVRTWHELTAKRSLDLPGSSERLKEDYRAATNQVFGELGYTIELGNNAQLEPFANLAHVRLDTDAFDESSNVISLENKSQENHVTFSTLGLRAATRLSVGSVDVKPNATLGWRRAFGDVTPESRAAFSGGDTFALSGAPIARNAAVLGAGVDLGLSDTLSVGVSYDGQVGSNTSDQALNARVTLAF
- a CDS encoding AEC family transporter, coding for MLAIFLETLNITAPVFAMLFMGVLLKRVGWINDSFIHTASALVFNCTMPALLFLGIIHADLHAALKPGVLIYFIIATVVGFAIAWGWAIYRVPFAERGIYTQGAFRGNNGVIGLALAASMYGDYGISLGAILAALVILFYNTLSTVVLAVYSPVIKSDPWSIFKSVMANPLILSIVVATPFAYFQIPIPKWLDTSGSYLAQMTLPLALMCIGGTLSLKSLRESGGLVISASLMKMVWLPMICTFGAWLLGFRGAELGILFLYFGAPTASASYVMVRAANGNHELAAAIIVMTTLAAAVTTNIGIFILQWGGWI